A genomic segment from Triticum dicoccoides isolate Atlit2015 ecotype Zavitan chromosome 1A, WEW_v2.0, whole genome shotgun sequence encodes:
- the LOC119267723 gene encoding pentatricopeptide repeat-containing protein At5g08305-like — translation MRPPLPLLPPHLLRRLDGRTLSTPLLDPLIRTTSSSPSTPHHSFSLYLLLLRSALRPSHLTFPFLGRAAARLASPRLALSLHAHPLRLGLLPWDIYVANSLVHMYAACALPDLARRLFDEIPRPNLVSWNALLDGYAKCHDLLSARCVFDRMPQRDVVSWSAMIDGCVKCGEHREALALFEMMETTGAGNGVRANDVTMVSVIGACAHLGDLGRGRQMHRYLQERGFLLNLRLATSLVDMYAKCGAISEALEVFRVVPVTSTDVLIWNAVIGGLAVHGLSMESVEIFQEMQHSGVVPDEITYLGLLSACVHGGLVGEAWRLFHSLEAQGLRPHVEHYACLVDVLGRAGRLEEAYGVVKSMPMEPNVSVLGALLNACHLHGWVELGEVVGRQLVQLQPDHDGRYIGLSNIYAIARRWQEAKKARKVMEERGVKKIPGFSEIDVGGRLHRFIAHDKAHSGSREIYALLNLITVEMKMKDDVAIPEYFLHTDRTMGA, via the coding sequence ATGCGGCCTCCGCTTCCCCTCCTCCCGCCgcacctcctccgccgcctcgaCGGCCGCACCCTCTCCACGCCGCTGCTCGACCCCCTCATCCGCACCACCTCTTCCTCGCCCTCCACCCCGCACCACTCCTTCTccctctacctcctcctcctccgctccgcGCTGCGGCCCTCCCACCTCACCTTCCCCTTCCTTGgccgcgccgccgctcgcctcgcctcCCCGCGCCTCGCCCTCTCGCTCCACGCGCACCCGCTCCGGCTCGGGCTCCTCCCCTGGGACATCTATGTCGCGAATTCACTCGTCCACATGTACGCGGCCTGCGCGCTCCCCGACCTCGCCCGCCGCCTATTCGACGAAATACCGCGGCCGAACCTTGTTTCCTGGAATGCCCTTCTCGATGGCTACGCCAAGTGCCACGACCTCCTCTCCGCCCGCTGCGTGTTCGACCGGATGCCCCAGCGGGACGTGGTCTCCTGGAGCGCCATGATCGACGGGTGCGTCAAGTGCGGGGAGCATCGTGAGGCGCTGGCGTTGTTTGAGATGATGGAGACCACGGGGGCTGGCAATGGTGTTAGAGCGAATGATGTCACAATGGTCAGTGTGATAGGCGCGTGTGCTCATCTGGGGGACCTTGGGCGGGGAAGGCAGATGCATCGGTACCTTCAGGAGCGTGGCTTCCTGCTGAACCTCAGGCTCGCCACCTCTCTTGTGGACATGTATGCCAAGTGCGGGGCAATCAGCGAGGCGCTTGAGGTGTTTCGGGTCGTGCCAGTGACCAGCACCGATGTTCTGATATGGAACGCTGTGATTGGTGGACTTGCAGTGCATGGGTTGAGCATGGAGTCGGTGGAGATTTTCCAGGAGATGCAACATTCTGGTgttgtcccagatgagatcacatacCTTGGTTTGTTAAGTGCTTGCGTACATGGTGGTCTAGTGGGTGAGGCCTGGAGGTTATTTCACTCACTTGAAGCTCAAGGGCTCAGACCACATGTTGAGCACTATGCTTGTCTTGTAGATGTGCTTGGTCGAGCGGGCCGCTTGGAGGAAGCATACGGTGTTGTTAAGAGTATGCCAATGGAACCCAATGTGTCTGTACTTGGTGCTCTCTTGAATGCATGCCATCTGCATGGATGGGTAGAGTTGGGGGAGGTAGTCGGCAGGCAGCTTGTTCAATTGCAGCCAGATCATGATGGCAGGTACATTGGGTTGTCCAATATCTATGCTATTGCTAGGCGGTGGCAAGAGGCAAAGAAAGCAAGAAAGGTGATGGAGGAGAGAGGAGTGAAAAAGATCCCTGGGTTTAGCGAGATTGATGTCGGTGGAAGGCTCCACAGGTTTATTGCCCATGACAAGGCTCATTCTGGCTCAAGAGAGATATATGCGTTGCTTAATCTTATAACGGTGGAGATGAAAATGAAGGATGATGTTGCCATTCCAGAGTACTTCTTACATACAGATAGGACAATGGGTGCCTAA
- the LOC119267734 gene encoding serine/threonine-protein kinase PCRK1-like isoform X2, with the protein MQCFRFASWDKERDKEELQVPARSQSARSNSSISTDHDARRSGSECCSLTVSSEISVESFGRYRQLSLPQRPNNDLRIFTFQELKSATRSFSRALMIGEGGFGCVYRGTIRSTLEPHRSLDVAIKQLGRKGLQGHKEWVTEVNFLGVVGHPNLMKLIGYCAEDDERGIQLLLVYEFMPHGSLADHLSTRSPKPASWAMRLRVALDTARGLKYLHEDSEFKIIFRDLKPSNILLDENWKAKLSDFGLARLGPQEGSHVSTAVVGTIGYAAPEYIHTGRLSSKNDIWSYGVVLYELLTGRRPLDRNRPRGEQNLVEWVKPYSSDTKKFETIMDPRLEGNYSMKSAVRIASLANKCLVRHARYRPKMSEVLEMVQKIVDSNDLGTPEHPLISHSKELASDEKKRKGLDLKRRIAGIKAGDGRWLTWHKWTPKLVRTQ; encoded by the exons ATGCAGTGCTTCCGGTTCGCGAGCTGGGACAAGGAGCGGGACAAGGAGGAGCTGCAGGTGCCTGCACGGTCTCAGTCGGCGCGTTCCAACAGCAGCATCTCCACGGACCATGACGCACGGCGGTCGGGCTCAGAGTGCTGCTCGCTCACCGTCTCGTCCGAGATCAGCGTCGAGTCCTTTGGCCGGTACCGGCAGCTGTCGCTGCCGCAGCGGCCCAACAATGACCTCCGCATCTTCACCTTCCAGGAGCTCAAGAGCGCCACCCGGAGCTTCAGCCGTGCACTCATGATCGGCGAGGGCGGTTTTGGCTGCGTCTACCGCGGCACCATCCGGAGCACCCTCGAGCCGCACCGAAGCCTCGATGTCGCCATCAAGCAGCTCGGACGCAAAGGCCTCCAG GGACATAAGGAATGGGTGACCGAGGTGAACTTTCTTGGGGTGGTGGGTCATCCCAACCTGATGAAGCTCATCGGCTACTGCGCAGAGGACGACGAGAGGGGGATTCAGTTGCTGCTCGTCTACGAATTCATGCCTCACGGAAGCCTAGCTGATCACCTGTCAACAAGATCACCAAAGCCCGCTTCATGGGCAATGAGGCTGAGAGTAGCACTCGACACTGCTCGTGGTCTCAAGTACCTGCACGAAGATTCCGAATTCAAG ATAATATTCCGTGATCTGAAGCCTTCAAACATCCTGCTCGACGAGAACTGGAAAGCAAAACTGTCGGACTTCGGCTTGGCTAGACTGGGGCCGCAAGAGGGAAGCCATGTTTCAACAGCG GTGGTGGGTACTATAGGGTATGCAGCTCCTGAGTATATCCATACAGGACGCCTCAGCAGTAAGAATGACATATGGAGCTATGGAGTGGTTCTCTACGAGCTCCTCACAGGCCGGAGGCCTCTGGACCGGAACAGACCGAGGGGTGAACAGAACCTTGTGGAATGGGTGAAGCCCTACTCCTCCGACACCAAGAAGTTTGAAACCATAATGGATCCAAGGCTCGAAGGGAACTACAGCATGAAGTCGGCAGTCAGGATTGCCTCGCTGGCAAACAAGTGCCTGGTGCGCCATGCAAGGTATAGACCTAAGATGAGCGAGGTGCTGGAGATGGTGCAGAAGATTGTCGATAGCAATGACCTTGGAACACCAGAGCATCCCCTGATAAGCCATTCAAAAGAATTGGCTAGTgatgagaaaaaaaggaaaggccttgATCTGAAGAGGAGGATCGCTGGTATTAAAGCTGGAGATGGTAGATGGCTTACATGGCACAAGTGGACACCCAAGCTTGTGAGAACACAATGA
- the LOC119267734 gene encoding serine/threonine-protein kinase PCRK1-like isoform X1 translates to MLSCYCRAGGGQSRRSAMQCFRFASWDKERDKEELQVPARSQSARSNSSISTDHDARRSGSECCSLTVSSEISVESFGRYRQLSLPQRPNNDLRIFTFQELKSATRSFSRALMIGEGGFGCVYRGTIRSTLEPHRSLDVAIKQLGRKGLQGHKEWVTEVNFLGVVGHPNLMKLIGYCAEDDERGIQLLLVYEFMPHGSLADHLSTRSPKPASWAMRLRVALDTARGLKYLHEDSEFKIIFRDLKPSNILLDENWKAKLSDFGLARLGPQEGSHVSTAVVGTIGYAAPEYIHTGRLSSKNDIWSYGVVLYELLTGRRPLDRNRPRGEQNLVEWVKPYSSDTKKFETIMDPRLEGNYSMKSAVRIASLANKCLVRHARYRPKMSEVLEMVQKIVDSNDLGTPEHPLISHSKELASDEKKRKGLDLKRRIAGIKAGDGRWLTWHKWTPKLVRTQ, encoded by the exons ATGCTGTCATGTTATTGCAGAGCAGGAGGGGGTCAAAGCAGAAGAAGCGCGATGCAGTGCTTCCGGTTCGCGAGCTGGGACAAGGAGCGGGACAAGGAGGAGCTGCAGGTGCCTGCACGGTCTCAGTCGGCGCGTTCCAACAGCAGCATCTCCACGGACCATGACGCACGGCGGTCGGGCTCAGAGTGCTGCTCGCTCACCGTCTCGTCCGAGATCAGCGTCGAGTCCTTTGGCCGGTACCGGCAGCTGTCGCTGCCGCAGCGGCCCAACAATGACCTCCGCATCTTCACCTTCCAGGAGCTCAAGAGCGCCACCCGGAGCTTCAGCCGTGCACTCATGATCGGCGAGGGCGGTTTTGGCTGCGTCTACCGCGGCACCATCCGGAGCACCCTCGAGCCGCACCGAAGCCTCGATGTCGCCATCAAGCAGCTCGGACGCAAAGGCCTCCAG GGACATAAGGAATGGGTGACCGAGGTGAACTTTCTTGGGGTGGTGGGTCATCCCAACCTGATGAAGCTCATCGGCTACTGCGCAGAGGACGACGAGAGGGGGATTCAGTTGCTGCTCGTCTACGAATTCATGCCTCACGGAAGCCTAGCTGATCACCTGTCAACAAGATCACCAAAGCCCGCTTCATGGGCAATGAGGCTGAGAGTAGCACTCGACACTGCTCGTGGTCTCAAGTACCTGCACGAAGATTCCGAATTCAAG ATAATATTCCGTGATCTGAAGCCTTCAAACATCCTGCTCGACGAGAACTGGAAAGCAAAACTGTCGGACTTCGGCTTGGCTAGACTGGGGCCGCAAGAGGGAAGCCATGTTTCAACAGCG GTGGTGGGTACTATAGGGTATGCAGCTCCTGAGTATATCCATACAGGACGCCTCAGCAGTAAGAATGACATATGGAGCTATGGAGTGGTTCTCTACGAGCTCCTCACAGGCCGGAGGCCTCTGGACCGGAACAGACCGAGGGGTGAACAGAACCTTGTGGAATGGGTGAAGCCCTACTCCTCCGACACCAAGAAGTTTGAAACCATAATGGATCCAAGGCTCGAAGGGAACTACAGCATGAAGTCGGCAGTCAGGATTGCCTCGCTGGCAAACAAGTGCCTGGTGCGCCATGCAAGGTATAGACCTAAGATGAGCGAGGTGCTGGAGATGGTGCAGAAGATTGTCGATAGCAATGACCTTGGAACACCAGAGCATCCCCTGATAAGCCATTCAAAAGAATTGGCTAGTgatgagaaaaaaaggaaaggccttgATCTGAAGAGGAGGATCGCTGGTATTAAAGCTGGAGATGGTAGATGGCTTACATGGCACAAGTGGACACCCAAGCTTGTGAGAACACAATGA